The following are encoded in a window of Microcaecilia unicolor chromosome 7, aMicUni1.1, whole genome shotgun sequence genomic DNA:
- the LOC115474084 gene encoding neuroguidin-like isoform X1: MPEQESVVEDLPATLKLLSILQDQVVGTTAHVQSLLQKVRAGVFPTEKGLSFLELKDQLLLMYLMDIAYLILEKTSGKSLKEHSSVLRLVETRTVLEKMRPIDQKLKYQIDKLVKAAVTGSLDESDPLRFKPNPDNLISKLSESEEEEKDESGGAKDSGKKNPGKIRKYVPPRLAPVHFDETEAERERKILERAKKRALSSSVIRELKEQYSDAPEEIREGRGYHMMRQSQEEQRRTSYEESMMVRLNLTRKEKAQKKRSMAMTSQLQTLTHFGDISALMGGAGNPGEDFVLPVKRSKKTLKQRKKKKGFRRRR; the protein is encoded by the exons GAGAGTGTGGTGGAGGATCTCCCAGCAACCCTCAAGCTATTGAGCATTTTGCAAGACCAG GTGGTAGGAACAACAGCTCATGTGCAGAGTTTATTGCAGAAGGTTCGGGCAGGTGTCTTCCCCACAGAGAAG GGCCTCAGCTTCCTGGAGCTGAAGGATCAGCTTCTACTCATGTACCTGATGGATATTGCTTATCTGATACTGGAGAAGACATCAGGAAAGTCCTTGAAGGAGCATTCATCTGTCTTGCGCCTGGTGGAGACTCGTACG GTTTTGGAAAAAATGCGTCCCATTGACCAGAAACTGAAGTATCAAATTGACAAGCTGGTAAAAGCAGCTGTCACTGGCAGTTTAG ATGAGAGTGATCCTCTGCGCTTCAAGCCAAATCCAGATAATCTGATCAGTAAG ctgAGTGAATctgaggaggaagagaaagatgaAAGTGGTGGAGCAAAGGATTCTGGGAAGAAGAACCCTggaaagatcaggaaatatgtGCCCCCACGACTTGCCCCAGTGCATTTTG ATGAGACAGAAGCAGAACGGGAGCGCAAGATCTTGGAGCGGGCTAAGAAGCGAGCCCTGAGCAGTTCTGTCATCCGGGAGCTGAAGGAGCAGTACTCTGATGCACCGGAGGAGATCCGGGAGGGGCGTGGTTACCATATGATGCGGCAGAGCCAAGAGGAACAGCGCAG AACTAGCTATGAGGAATCCATGATGGTACGACTGAACCTGACCCGGAAGGAGAAGGCCCAGAAGAAGAGATCCATGGCAATGACATCACAGTTGCAGACACTGACACATTTTGGTGACATCAGTGCCTTGATGGGAGGAGCTGGGAACCCTGGTGAG GACTTTGTGCTGCCTGTAAAGCGATCAAAGAAAACACTgaagcaaagaaagaaaaagaaag GTTTTCGGAGACGGAGGTGA
- the LOC115474084 gene encoding neuroguidin-like isoform X3, with product MPEQVVGTTAHVQSLLQKVRAGVFPTEKGLSFLELKDQLLLMYLMDIAYLILEKTSGKSLKEHSSVLRLVETRTVLEKMRPIDQKLKYQIDKLVKAAVTGSLDESDPLRFKPNPDNLISKLSESEEEEKDESGGAKDSGKKNPGKIRKYVPPRLAPVHFDETEAERERKILERAKKRALSSSVIRELKEQYSDAPEEIREGRGYHMMRQSQEEQRRTSYEESMMVRLNLTRKEKAQKKRSMAMTSQLQTLTHFGDISALMGGAGNPGEDFVLPVKRSKKTLKQRKKKKGFRRRR from the exons GTGGTAGGAACAACAGCTCATGTGCAGAGTTTATTGCAGAAGGTTCGGGCAGGTGTCTTCCCCACAGAGAAG GGCCTCAGCTTCCTGGAGCTGAAGGATCAGCTTCTACTCATGTACCTGATGGATATTGCTTATCTGATACTGGAGAAGACATCAGGAAAGTCCTTGAAGGAGCATTCATCTGTCTTGCGCCTGGTGGAGACTCGTACG GTTTTGGAAAAAATGCGTCCCATTGACCAGAAACTGAAGTATCAAATTGACAAGCTGGTAAAAGCAGCTGTCACTGGCAGTTTAG ATGAGAGTGATCCTCTGCGCTTCAAGCCAAATCCAGATAATCTGATCAGTAAG ctgAGTGAATctgaggaggaagagaaagatgaAAGTGGTGGAGCAAAGGATTCTGGGAAGAAGAACCCTggaaagatcaggaaatatgtGCCCCCACGACTTGCCCCAGTGCATTTTG ATGAGACAGAAGCAGAACGGGAGCGCAAGATCTTGGAGCGGGCTAAGAAGCGAGCCCTGAGCAGTTCTGTCATCCGGGAGCTGAAGGAGCAGTACTCTGATGCACCGGAGGAGATCCGGGAGGGGCGTGGTTACCATATGATGCGGCAGAGCCAAGAGGAACAGCGCAG AACTAGCTATGAGGAATCCATGATGGTACGACTGAACCTGACCCGGAAGGAGAAGGCCCAGAAGAAGAGATCCATGGCAATGACATCACAGTTGCAGACACTGACACATTTTGGTGACATCAGTGCCTTGATGGGAGGAGCTGGGAACCCTGGTGAG GACTTTGTGCTGCCTGTAAAGCGATCAAAGAAAACACTgaagcaaagaaagaaaaagaaag GTTTTCGGAGACGGAGGTGA
- the LOC115474084 gene encoding neuroguidin-like isoform X2 yields the protein MKKRESVVEDLPATLKLLSILQDQVVGTTAHVQSLLQKVRAGVFPTEKGLSFLELKDQLLLMYLMDIAYLILEKTSGKSLKEHSSVLRLVETRTVLEKMRPIDQKLKYQIDKLVKAAVTGSLDESDPLRFKPNPDNLISKLSESEEEEKDESGGAKDSGKKNPGKIRKYVPPRLAPVHFDETEAERERKILERAKKRALSSSVIRELKEQYSDAPEEIREGRGYHMMRQSQEEQRRTSYEESMMVRLNLTRKEKAQKKRSMAMTSQLQTLTHFGDISALMGGAGNPGEDFVLPVKRSKKTLKQRKKKKGFRRRR from the exons GAGAGTGTGGTGGAGGATCTCCCAGCAACCCTCAAGCTATTGAGCATTTTGCAAGACCAG GTGGTAGGAACAACAGCTCATGTGCAGAGTTTATTGCAGAAGGTTCGGGCAGGTGTCTTCCCCACAGAGAAG GGCCTCAGCTTCCTGGAGCTGAAGGATCAGCTTCTACTCATGTACCTGATGGATATTGCTTATCTGATACTGGAGAAGACATCAGGAAAGTCCTTGAAGGAGCATTCATCTGTCTTGCGCCTGGTGGAGACTCGTACG GTTTTGGAAAAAATGCGTCCCATTGACCAGAAACTGAAGTATCAAATTGACAAGCTGGTAAAAGCAGCTGTCACTGGCAGTTTAG ATGAGAGTGATCCTCTGCGCTTCAAGCCAAATCCAGATAATCTGATCAGTAAG ctgAGTGAATctgaggaggaagagaaagatgaAAGTGGTGGAGCAAAGGATTCTGGGAAGAAGAACCCTggaaagatcaggaaatatgtGCCCCCACGACTTGCCCCAGTGCATTTTG ATGAGACAGAAGCAGAACGGGAGCGCAAGATCTTGGAGCGGGCTAAGAAGCGAGCCCTGAGCAGTTCTGTCATCCGGGAGCTGAAGGAGCAGTACTCTGATGCACCGGAGGAGATCCGGGAGGGGCGTGGTTACCATATGATGCGGCAGAGCCAAGAGGAACAGCGCAG AACTAGCTATGAGGAATCCATGATGGTACGACTGAACCTGACCCGGAAGGAGAAGGCCCAGAAGAAGAGATCCATGGCAATGACATCACAGTTGCAGACACTGACACATTTTGGTGACATCAGTGCCTTGATGGGAGGAGCTGGGAACCCTGGTGAG GACTTTGTGCTGCCTGTAAAGCGATCAAAGAAAACACTgaagcaaagaaagaaaaagaaag GTTTTCGGAGACGGAGGTGA
- the LOC115474853 gene encoding thiamine-triphosphatase-like has product MATSPAVLEVERKFTYKSDVEDVLQALGATLQGQLLFRDTYYDTVDLRLTLCDHWLRNRQGSWELKLPFSPHESGRSSNPVTQYQELTQEKEIIAAVGELLGCMPLSEGMEALVAELGLQAFASYVTDRRSYVMPREGLHVDLDEADFGFAVGEVEKVVATAEEVPEALERINHFCVQLGVTGVKKVPGKMTTYLLQYRPEHYQKLKEAHVL; this is encoded by the exons ATGGCAACAAGCCCCGCTGTCCTTGAGGTGGAGCGAAAGTTCACCTACAAATCAGATGTGGAGGATGTGCTGCAGGCCCTGGGAGCTACACTGCAGGGCCAACTCCTTTTCCGTGACACCTACTATGACACAGTGGACCTGCGCCTCACCCTATGTGACCACTGGCTTCGTAATCGTCAAGGATCCTGGGAGCTCAAACTCCCCTTCTCCCCGCATGAAAGTGGTAGATCCAGCAATCCGGTCACCCAGTACCAAGAGCTGACACAGGAGAAAGAGATCATAGCAGCTGTGGGGGAACTGCTGGGATGCATGCCACTCAGTGAGGGCATGGAAGCACTGGTGGCAGAATTAGGGCTGCAGGCATTTGCCTCATATGTAACAGATAGAAGGAGCTATGTGATGCCCAGAGAGGGGCTTCATGTGGACCTTGATGAAGCTGATTTCGGCTTTGCTGTTGGGGAGGTGGAGAAGGTTGTGGCCACAGCAGAGGAAGTACCTGAAGCCCTGGAAAGGATCAACCACTTCTGTGTACAGTTAG GGGTGACCGGTGTGAAAAAGGTTCCAGGCAAAATGACCACCTACCTGCTTCAGTACCGGCCAGAGCACTACCAGAAGCTGAAAGAGGCACATGTGCTTTGA